A window from Carassius auratus strain Wakin chromosome 48, ASM336829v1, whole genome shotgun sequence encodes these proteins:
- the LOC113065556 gene encoding interleukin-17 receptor D-like, which produces MRPPMLILHLLLLVSLSLCAHGEQMSCRPQNCTLECIRRGDPRCEYCRISADDVQISPSIPSSSPFGSCVPWPCHSFLGEETPEVCKHYVHAPRNIQIEFEANEEPTYDAITVSWNPSLYGIAFLRGFQVTLQALGGSQVLCQLFLLGTNLSLTPAHAQRVYHSDPFTHLSLDSEYVVTVMALPVPEQWDQFYQRKLFFTRTCPEKNGLEECKKDWYPRYVEVHQENRDVYVTFNLAPENFKVHQYFSSCFGGGLRNYTSIKPDFSVNKTHHTYRLQNLRAGTNYTCEIAADVVDAVRKTFIVVIKHSSEEPPTSHFTESSSLMVLLSVGILLTATAVLTFIVVYKNRLKKKTVQTKMRPEIIEHYYDKKLDEGQCVLLDRTARPPRLLICYSSNDGPAHVKVVLQLAVFLQKHMATQVHLDLWEALSIMEEGSMGWHCRRLNKCDFVLVICSQGLLQNQSEDEEPLENTALAIVSMIGEELCQAKALGRDLSKYMVATFEYSQESDIPAALRLASRYTLTKDLPLLFSHLHGVALQKPGVYLQVENISESGYCKLPAGAALQLAIQKATARFSDEPTDEEHVGIPIIS; this is translated from the exons ATGCGGCCACCCATGCTTATCCTTCATCTGCTTCTGTTGGTCAGCTTGTCCCTCTGTGCCCATGGTGAACAAATGTCTTGCAGACCTCAGAACTGCACGCTTGAATGCATCCGTCGG GGAGATCCCAGATGTGAATACTGCAGAATCTCAGCAGACGATGTACAGATATCTCCCAGCATTCCGTCCTCCAGCCCTTTTGGAA GTTGTGTGCCTTGGCCTTGTCACTCTTTTCTAGGTGAGGAAACCCCAGAGGTCTGCAAGCATTATGTACATGCACCACGCAATATTCAGATTGAGTTTGAAGCCAATGAAGAACCAACATATGATGCTATTACTGTGTCATGGAACCCAAGCCTATACG GTATTGCATTCTTACGTGGATTTCAAGTGACCCTTCAGGCTCTTGGTGGGTCTCAGGTCTTATGTCAGCTCTTTCTTCTGGGTACCAATCTATCGCTCACCCCTGCACATGCCCAGAGG GTGTATCACTCAGATCCCTTCACACATCTGTCTTTGGATAGCGAGTACGTCGTGACTGTCATGGCACTGCCCGTCCCCGAGCAGTGGGACCAGTTCTATCAGAGGAAACTGTTTTTCACACGCA CATGCCCTGAAAAAAATGGCCTTGAAGAGTGTAAGAAAG ACTGGTATCCCAGATACGTTGAAGTCCACCAGGAGAACCGGGATGTTTACGTGACCTTTAACCTTGCACCCGAGAACTTCAAAGTCCATCAGTATTTTTCATCATGTTTTGGAGGTGGCCTACGAAATTACACAAGCATTAAACCA GATTTCAGTGTCAATAAGACACATCACACCTACCGATTGCAGAATCTCCGAGCAGGTACAAACTACACCTGTGAG ATTGCTGCTGATGTTGTGGATGCAGTCAGGAAAACATTCATTGTTGTAATTAAACATAGTTCTGAAG AACCGCCGACTTCACACTTCACAGAGAGCTCTTCACTAATGGTGCTCTTGTCTGTGGGAATCCTGCTTACTGCTACCGCAGTGCTCACCTTCATCGTTGTCTACAAGAACCGactcaaaaagaaaacagttcagACCAAAATGAGACCAG AGATCATTGAACATTACTATGACAAAAAACTGGATGAAGGACAGTGTGTTTTGCTGGACAGAACCGCCCGCCCCCCTCGCCtcctgatttgctactcaagtaATGATGGTCCTGCCCACGTCAAAGTCGTGCTGCAACTAGCTGTGTTTTTGCAGAAGCACATGGCTACCCAA GTGCATTTGGACTTGTGGGAGGCCTTGAGTATTATGGAGGAGGGCAGTATGGGATGGCACTGCAGGAGACTGAATAAGTGTGACTTTGTGTTGGTCATCTGCTCACAAGGTCTACTTCAGAACCAGTCTGAGGATGAGGAACCATTAGAGAACACTGCTTTGGCTATCGTTTCCATGATCGGAGAGGAGCTGTGCCAAGCCAAAGCATTGGGTCGAGACCTCTCCAAATACATGGTGGCCACTTTTGAGTACTCGCAAGAGTCTGATATCCCAGCAGCACTACGTCTCGCTTCAAGGTACACCTTGACTAAAGACCTACCCTTGCTCTTCTCCCATCTTCATGGAGTGGCTTTGCAGAAGCCCGGAGTTTACCTACAGGTGGAGAACATTTCAGAAAGTGGTTATTGTAAACTCCCAGCTGGGGCTGCACTACAGCTAGCCATCCAGAAGGCCACAGCACGGTTCTCAGATGAGCCTACTGATGAGGAACATGTAGGAATTCCAATAATTTCATAA
- the LOC113065557 gene encoding protein FAM50A-like: MAQYKGAASEAGRAMQLMKKREREREQLEQLKQRIAEDNMVKSNIDKKFSAHYDAVEQELKSSTVGLVTLNDMKAKQEALVKEREKQLAKKEQSKELLLKLEKQKEKKRKEEQKRKIASLSFSPDEGEVEEEEEEEPEEEICIHVKKKKLGKNPDVDTSFLPDRDREEEENRLREELRQEWERKQEKIKSEEIEITFSYWDGSGHRKTVKMKKGNTIQQFLQRALEVLRKDFSELRSAGVEHLMYIKEDLIIPHHHSFYDFIVTKARGKSGPLFNFDVHDDIRLVNDATVEKDESHAGKVVLRSWYEKNKHIFPASRWEPYDPEKKWDKYTIR, from the exons ATGGCGCAGTATAAGGGAGCGGCGAGTGAAGCGGGGAGAGCGATGCAGCTCatgaagaagagagaaagagagcgagagcagCTCGAGCAGCTCAAACAGAGGATAGCAGAG GACAACATGGTGAAGTCCAACATTGATAAAAAGTTCTCGGCTCATTATGACGCCGTGGAGCAAGAGCTCAAGTCCAGCACTGTTG GTCTGGTGACTCTGAATGACATGAAAGCGAAGCAGGAAGCTCTGGTCAAAGAACGAGAGAAACAGCTTGCCAAGAAGGAGCAGTCAAAGGAGCTACTGCT GAAGCTGGAGAAACAGAAggagaagaaaagaaaggaaGAGCAGAAAAGGAAGATTGCCAGTTTATCCTTCAGTCCAGATGAAGGAGAGgtagaagaagaggaggaagaggaaccCGAGGAAGAGATAT GCATACatgtaaagaagaaaaaactaGGGAAGAACCCAGATGTGGACACCAGTTTCCTGCCAGACAGGGACAGAGAG GAAGAAGAAAATCGATTAAGAGAAGAACTCCGGCAGGAGTGGGAAAGAAAACAAGAGAAGATCAAAA GTGAAGAAATTGAAATCACTTTCAGCTACTGGGATGGTTCAGGACATCGCAAAACTGTCAAG ATGAAGAAAGGCAACACAATTCAGCAGTTTCTCCAGAGGGCCCTGGAAGTTTTGAGAAAAGACTTCAGTGAGCTGAG ATCAGCAGGTGTGGAGCATCTGATGTACATTAAAGAGGATTTGATCATTCCACAT CACCACAGTTTCTATGATTTCATTGTCACAAAAGCAAGAGGCAAAAGTG GGCCTCTTTTCAATTTTGATGTGCATGATGACATTCGGCTGGTGAATGATGCCACTGTTGAGAAAGATGAG TCTCATGCGGGAAAAGTGGTGCTGAGGAGCTGGtatgagaaaaacaaacacatcttcCCTGCCAGCCGCTGGGAGCCATATGATCCCGAAAAGAAATGGGACAAATACACT ATTCGGTGA
- the LOC113065558 gene encoding transmembrane emp24 domain-containing protein 4-like, with translation MEMKAVVSSTGLMLLFAWLSPSQALYFHIGETEKKCFIEEIPDETMVIGRYRTQLWDKQAGSFLPSTPGLGMHVEIKDPDAKIILSRQYGSDGRFTFTSHTPGEHQICLHSNSTKMALFTGGKLRVHLDIQVGEHTNNYPEIAAKDKLSELQLRVRQLLDQVEQIQKEQNYQRYREERFRMTSESTNQRVLWWSIAQTFILIITGIWQMRHLKSFFEAKKLV, from the exons ATGGAGATGAAGGCGGTGGTGTCCAGTACAGGGCTTATGCTTCTATTTGCGTGGCTTTCTCCAAGCCAAGCCCTTTATTTCCACATCGGAGAGACGGAGAAGAAATGTTTTATAGAAGAAATACCCGACGAAACCATGGTGATCG GGAGATACAGAACACAGTTGTGGGACAAACAGGCTGGCTCTTTTCTCCCATCCACCCCTGGTTTAGGCATGCACGTGGAAATCAAAGATCCTGATGCAAAG ATCATCCTGTCCCGTCAGTACGGCTCAGATGGCCGTTTCACCTTCACGTCCCACACACCAGGCGAGCATCAAATCTGCCTCCACTCCAACTCCACCAAGATGGCTCTGTTTACTGGGGGAAAACTG AGAGTCCACTTGGACATTCAGGTTGGTGAACACACCAACAACTACCCCGAGATCGCAGCCAAAGACAAACTGTCCGAGCTGCAGCTGAGGGTCCGACAACTTCTGGACCAGGTGGAACAGATCCAGAAAGAGCAGAACTACCAGCGC tacCGTGAGGAGCGTTTCCGTATGACGAGCGAGAGCACGAACCAGCGAGTTCTGTGGTGGTCTATCGCTCAGACcttcatcctcatcatcaccGGCATCTGGCAGATGAGACACCTCAAGAGCTTCTTTGAGGCCAAAAAGCTGGTGTGA
- the LOC113065559 gene encoding pyridoxal phosphate homeostasis protein-like has product MLRVVMSEEVGKKLQAVVDRVNQAVSRRPKTLPCIAPRLVAVSKTKPPEMVVEAYKHGQRNFGENYVNELVEKASHPLVESSCPEIKWHFIGHLQKNNVNKLLGVPNLYMVETIDSVKLAEKVNSSWQKMRAANTQQLKIMVQINTSGEGSKHGLPPDETVNVVKHIVSECSALDFAGLMTIGRYGYDLNDGPNPDFQMLLKHREEVCESLKIPVEQVELSMGMSTDFEHAIEVGSTNIRVGSTIFGTREYPNTPSPSPERKPKVVCEEAAKKMDRLTVTEK; this is encoded by the exons ATGTTGAGAGTCGTGATGTCGGAGGAGGTTGGGAAGAAATTGCAGGCGGTGGTGGACCGGGTGAATCAAGCAGTTTCCCGACGCCCGAAG ACGTTACCATGTATTGCCCCTCGACTGGTTGCGGTTAGTAAGACCAAACCTCCAGAGATGGTGGTGGAGGCTTACAAACACGGACAACGAAACTTTGGAGAGAATTAT GTAAATGAACTTGTTGAGAAAGCGTCCCATCCTCTG GTAGAGTCATCATGTCCTGAAATAAAATGGCATTTCATTGGTCATCTGCAAAAGAATAATGTCAACAAACTCCTGG GCGTCCCAAACCTGTATATGGTAGAGACGATAGACTCTGTGAAACTGGCTGAGAAAGTCAACAGCTCGTGGCAAAAAATGAGAGCTGCCAACACACAGCAGTTAAAGATTATGGTTCAGATCAACACCAGTGGAGAGGGAA GTAAACATGGCCTGCCACCCGATGAGACTGTAAACGTGGTAAAACACATCGTGTCTGAGTGTTCTGCTCTTGACTTCGCTGGACTCATGACGATTGGTCGTTACGGTTATGACCTCAACGATGGCCCCAACCCTGATTTCCAG ATGCTGTTGAAACACCGTGAGGAAGTCTGTGAAAGTCTGAAGATCCCAGTAGAGCAGGTGGAGCTCAGTATGGGCATGTCTACTGACTTTGAGCATGCG ATTGAGGTCGGCTCCACCAACATACGTGTCGGCAGCACTATTTTCGGCACCCGAGAATACCCCAACACCCCGAGCCCCAGTCCGGAGAGAAAGCCAAAGGTCGTATGTGAGGAAGCAGCCAAAAAAATGGACCGGCTCACGGTCACAGAAAAATGA